From the genome of Bombyx mori chromosome 16, ASM3026992v2, one region includes:
- the LOC134200376 gene encoding uncharacterized protein LOC134200376, translated as MPSVPLPYTGWSHLKNLKLADPDFHTPQPVEMLLGADILSHVLLGNTIVGPPGTPIAMNSVFGYLLLGKLDLDSSVPTSFQVCFSSFDNDNLQRFWELESIPEKRSYTPDEELCESFFQKTHTRNADGRYVVALPFKPDAPSLGESRSIALARFHKLEYRLERNLKLKADYHACLQEYVDLNHMELVDDQPSVSESYYIPHHCVVKESSESTPTRVVYDAGCRSTSGYSLNDVLLTGPKLHMDIVDVLLKFRVHSIALTADIKQMYRNILVRESDTDFQRIVWRTSPEQTIRDYRLRTVTFGVKSSPYLALRTIKQLAQDEAERFKLASPVLLNDVFVDDVVSGEDSEVSALALQQELIGICGAAGFELRKWHSNSPALLAAVLPSESHGERPENVLFAEMEIDKKVKVLGLQWNPKSDSFNFKVQVSSIKCTKRVILSEIAKIYDPLGLLSPVTLFAKHLIQLLWIAKVDWDETPPVDIVNSWSSFVDELPLISQISFPRYIFNNTNPEPIQIHGFADASEKGFGACVYIRYKDQEDFIQTHLIIAKTRVAPLSVRLTIPRLELMAAVLLSKLIEKVMLTYSGRVRFDQVYAWSDASIVLAWLHSSPHEWKTFVSNRVSEILRRIPADRWRHVPSADNPADAASRGLLPAALVQHDLWYHGPSWLHLGQNSWPIQNPVRDTCEEKRNVSRIHRCVQCFRARPPHNQPRMGPLPAVRVRPARPFLKTVVDFAGPFYVRANKVRNAKIIKCYVSVFVCMSVKAIHLELVSELSTEAFIAALRRFTSRRGLCTDIYSDCGKNFVGTFGRDGAKNISTNFSKVTSGFRTRASPFVKALLWWYATTACRRQWRLARIHELHPGSDNITRVVTIKMGNSLYKRPVVKICPLPLE; from the exons ATGCCAAGTGTACCTTTACCGTATACCGGGTGGTCACATTTGAAAAATCTGAAGTTAGCTGATCCGGACTTTCATACGCCCCAGCCTGTTGAAATGTTACTAGGAGCGGATATACTATCCCACGTGTTACTAGGCAACACTATCGTAGGCCCGCCGGGCACGCCGATCGCTATGAATAGTGTGTTCGGTTATTTACTTTTAGGCAAATTAGATTTAGATTCTTCTGTTCCAACTTCATTTCAAGTGTGTTTTAGCTCGTTTGACAACGACAACCTTCAGAGATTTTGGGAGCTGGAATCAATACCAGAGAAACGGAGTTACACTCCAGATGAGGAGTTGTGCGAATCCTTTTTTCAAAAGACGCACACTCGTAATGCGGACGGGCGATACGTGGTCGCCCTCCCGTTTAAGCCCGACGCACCGTCTCTCGGCGAGTCGCGGTCCATTGCGCTAGCTCGGTTTCATAAACTAGAATATCGGTTAGAACGCAACCTCAAGTTGAAGGCTGATTACCACGCTTGTCTCCAGGAATACGTAGACCTCAACCACATGGAGCTCGTCGATGATCAACCTTCAGTTAGTGAAAGTTATTACATTCCGCACCACTGCGTGGTCAAAGAATCGAGTGAGTCGACGCCTACACGTGTGGTGTACGACGCCGGTTGTCGCTCAACTAGTGGGTATTCGCTCAATGACGTTTTACTAACGGGTCCTAAGCTTCACATGGACATAGTGGACGTCCTTCTTAAATTTCGTGTCCATTCAATCGCGCTTACTGCCGACATAAAACAAATGTATCGTAATATACTTGTTCGTGAAAGTGACACAGATTTTCAGCGTATTGTGTGGCGCACATCACCAGAGCAAACTATTCGTGACTACCGTTTGCGTACAGTCACATTCGGTGTGAAATCGTCACCTTACCTCGCTCTGCGTACAATAAAACAACTCGCTCAAGATGAGGCCGAGCGGTTCAAACTCGCGTCGCCCGTTTTACTTAACGATGTTTTCGTCGACGACGTCGTATCTGGCGAGGACTCTGAAGTCAGCGCACTCGCGCTACAACAAGAGCTGATAGGTATTTGTGGGGCGGCTGGGTTTGAATTGCGCAAATGGCACAGCAACTCGCCAGCGTTACTCGCTGCGGTGCTGCCATCAGAGTCTCATGGTGAGCGGCCGGAGAACGTTCTCTTCGCTGAAATGGAGATCGACAAAAAGGTTAAGGTTCTGGGCTTACAGTGGAACCCTAAATCTGattcattcaattttaaagTCCAAGTTTCATCGATTAAGTGTACAAAGCGTGTCATTCTTTCAGAAATAGCAAAAATATACGACCCCCTCGGGCTATTATCACCGGTCACATTGTTTGCCAAACATTTGATTCAACTCTTATGGATAGCCAAAGTCGATTGGGATGAGACGCCGCCTGTTGACATAGTAAATTCGTGGTCTTCTTTCGTTGACGAGCTCCCACTCATCTCACAAATCTCATTTCCGCGTTATATATTTAACAATACCAATCCCGAACCGATACAAATTCACGGTTTTGCTGACGCTTCCGAGAAGGGTTTCGGAGCATGTGTATATATTCGTTACAAAGATCAagaagatttcattcaaactcacCTGATTATAGCCAAAACTCGCGTCGCACCGTTGAGTGTGCGTCTCACTATTCCTCGCCTCGAACTAATGGCGGCAGTCCTCTTatctaaattaattgaaaaggtAATGCTCACTTACAGTGGTCGTGTTCGCTTCGACCAGGTCTACGCTTGGTCCGACGCATCCATCGTGCTAGCATGGCTACACTCATCTCCGCACGAATGGAAAACCTTCGTTTCGAACCGTGTCAGTGAGATTTTGCGCCGCATACCCGCGGACCGCTGGCGCCACGTCCCGTCGGCCGACAATCCCGCCGACGCTGCGTCTCGTGGCCTTTTGCCCGCCGCGCTCGTACAGCATGACTTATGGTACCACGGACCCTCGTGGCTACATCTGGGTCAGAACTCCTGGCCGATTCAAAATCCCGTAAGAGACACGTGCGAAGAAAAACGCAACGTATCG CGCATACATCGCTGCGTGCAGTGCTTCCGCGCGCGCCCGCCGCACAATCAACCGCGCATGGGACCACTCCCAGCAGTTCGTGTTCGCCCCGCGCGACCGTTTCTAAAGACCGTGGTAGATTTTGCTGGTCCATTTTACGTGCGCGCCAATAAGGTGcgtaatgcaaaaattataaaatgttacGTGTCGGTTTTCGTGTGTATGAGCGTTAAAGCGATACACCTCGAATTAGTTTCAGAGCTTTCCACAGAAGCCTTTATAGCAGCCCTGCGACGTTTCACGTCCCGTCGTGGTTTATGCACCGATATTTATTCAGACTGTGGAAAGAACTTTGTCGG CACTTTTGGAAGAGATGGAGCAAAGAATATCTCCACGAACTTCAGCAAAGTAACAAGTGGCTTCAGGACAAGGGCGTCGCCCTTCGTGAAGGCACTGTTGTGGTGGTATGCGACGACCGCTTGCCGCCGGCAATGGAGGTTGGCGCGCATCCACGAACTTCATCCCGGCTCGGACAATATCACACGAGTTGTAACCATTAAAATGGGAAATTCCCTTTATAAACGACCCGTGGTTAAAATATGTCCTCTTCCCTTGGAGTAG